The Aquincola tertiaricarbonis genomic sequence GCCAAGGTCAACCTGCCGGTGGGTCTGCTGATCTGGGTGATGATCATCCCGATGCTGCTGAAGGTCGACTTCGGCGCCTTGAGCCAGGTGAAGCAGCACTGGCGCGGCATCGGCGTGACGCTGTTCGTCAACTGGGCCGTCAAGCCCTTCTCGATGGCGCTGCTGGGCTGGATCTTCATCCGCCACGTGTTCGCACCCTACCTGCCGGCGGGCCAGGCCGACAGCTACATCGCCGGACTGATCCTGCTGGCCGCGGCGCCGTGCACGGCGATGGTCTTCGTGTGGAGCCGGCTCACGGGCGGCCACCCACTCTTCACGCTCAGCCAGGTGGCGCTGAACGACACCATCATGGTGTTCGCCTTCGCGCCCATCGTCGCGCTGCTGCTCGGCCTGTCGTCGATCACCGTGCCCTGGGACACGCTGATCACGTCGGTCGTCCTGTACATCGTCATCCCGGTGTTGATCGCGCAGCTGTGGCGCAAGGCGCTGCTGGCCAAGGGGCAGGCGGCGTTTGACGCAACGCTCGCGAAGATCGGGCCGTGGTCCATCACCGCCCTGCTCGCCACGCTGGTGCTGCTGTTCGGCTTACAGGGCGAGGCGATCCTGATGCAGCCTCTGGTGATCGCCATGCTCGCGGTGCCGATCCTGATCCAGGTGCTGTTCAACTCAGGCCTGGCCTACTGGCTGAACCGCCGGCTCGGCGAATCACACAGCGTGGCCTGCCCCTCGGCCCTGATCGGCGCCAGCAACTTCTTCGAGCTGGCGGTGGCCGCGGCGATCAGCCTGTTCGGCTTCGAGTCGGGTGCCGCGCTCTCCACGGTGGTGGGCGTGCTGATCGAGGTGCCGGTGATGCTGCTGGTGGTGCGCGTCGTGAACCGGAGCAAGGGTTGGTACGAGGCCGGCGCGCGGGGTTGAACCCGCCCGCAGGATGGATAGACCGCACCGATGAGGTTATCGCCTGGCGCAGGATCGAAGTCAACGTGCCGCAGGCGCGCCAGCGCACAGTGGTCACAAAGGACGCGTCATGCAGACCAAGGTTCTAGGGTCGTGCTGCAGCAAGTGCCGCAGCACGATCGGCATCATCGAACGCACGGCCCACGATGCGGCGGTCGAGGCCGAGTTCTTCGGCTACAAGAAGACCTTCACCGGGGCAGCGCGCATGCACCGCGGCTACTTGGAGCGCGCGGACGGCGGCACGCTCTTCCTCGACGAGGTCGGCGAACTGCCGGCCCGCATGCAGGCCAAGCTCCTGCGCGCGCCACAGGAGCGCAGCTTCTTCCGCCTGGGCTCGGAGAAGGTGACCCGCAGCGACTTCCGCATCATCGCGGCGACGAACCGCGATCTGCACGCCGACATGGCGGCCGGCACCTTCCGCGAAGACCTGTTCTACCGGCTCGCCGTCATCCGAATCGGTCTGCCGCCGCTGCGCGAACGGCCGGAAGACATCCGCTGGCTGACCGAGCGCATGCTGCAGCGGATCGCTATCGAGCAGGGCCGGCCCGCGGCGCGTGTCGGAAGCGTTCATGCGCGACGTGATGGCCCGGACTTGGAAAGACAACGCCCGAGAGCTGAGATTCTTCCTGGAAAGAGCGGTGGTGCTCAGCGAAGCGGGCATCCTGGACGTGCCCGATGCCCCGGTTACGCAGCGCGGCACTGCGCCTGCCGATGGCACGTCGGGCGCGTTCGCGCCACTGCACGCGATGGTCGAGGAGGCAGGACGTCGGCACACCCACAGCGCGCTGGAGCGCACAGGGGGCAGCGTCATCAAGACCTCGGGGGTGCTCGGCATCAGCAGCAAGACCCTGCGGGAGAAGATGAAGGTCGAGAGCGGGCCCGGCTCCGGGGAGCGTCACGCCTAGCGGATCTCTCGGCCAACGTCGCGACCGCGCCGGCACGGTCGTCGACGAACGCGCCTACCTTCTTGTTCGGATGCTCGCCCACCGCAGGTCGGCCGGTTCCGACCCTTGCCGCGGCAGCGGCGCCCCTCGACGCCTGCCCGGTCAGGCTCACAGTGCGCACCGCGCACATGCTTGCGCCTGCCCTGGGCCGCGACGTGCGCCCCCGCTTGGTCGATGCGCTTCAGGATGTCGCAATCGGCCGCCGCATGCGGTGACGACCACGCGTCCCTGAGGCTGCGCAGTTGCTCCTCGAGGGCACGCGGTTCCCGGTCGCGCTCGGCCGCGCAGCTCGATGTGGGCATCGAGCAGGCCGTTCACTTCGCCCCAGTCCGCCAGCGAATCGTCCTTGAACCGCAGCACCCGCATTGGCAGCGTGAGCACCCTCCTGGGAGCCGGTCCCGCGAGATCCGGCAAAGCAGATGGGACGTCGTCCCACCTGAATCGGCAACATGTCGCGCCACGCGGGCACTTGACTTCCACGGGAATGTCCGCGATGGGGCTCGGCAAGCAGCGTTTCGTCCGAGTCCGCTAAACTCCGCTTGTGCGTCGCTTGGTGCTCCTCTTTCTGCTGGCTGTTCTGCCGCTCCAGTTTGCCTGGGGCGCGGCAGCGACCTACTGCGGCCACGAGAAGGCTCCGAGTTCAGGGCACTTCGGGCACCACAGCCATCAACACCAGGCGAGTGCCGAGTCCGATTCAGGTTCCGCGGCCAAGAAGGCCTCGGTGCTCGCAGATGATCTGGACTGTGCGTTTTGCCACCTTGGTTGCGTGCAACCCTGTGCCAGTCAGACCGCTTCGGTTGCTGCGATCCAGTCCTCCGTCCTGGCTCTGACCACGCTTCTTCTTCTGGATTCCGGTCGCCCCGGCCGGATCGAACGTCCCAAATGGTTCCTCGCCGCCTGATTCGGCGAGGGACTGTCACATCCATTGAGGTTGCCCCCTAGCGACTGACGCCTCGCCGAATTCTTCCGCTTTGTTGTTCATTGCAACCTGGAGAATTCGATGCGAACGAAGTCGCTGGCCCTTGCCGGTGCCCTGCTCTGCTTGTCCAACATCGGGCAGGCGCAAGTCCCGGCGCAACAGCCTGGCGTCCTCGCCCCCGAAGCCGCACCGACTCAGGCGCAGCAGCGTCTGAGCCTCACGGAAGCGCTTGCGCTGGCCGAGGCGGCAAGCCCGACCCTGCGCTTGAAGATGGCCGAACTGTCGGCGGCCGAAGGGCAGCGGGCCGACGCGGGCGCGTGGCTCTACAACAACCCGCAGTTGTCCGTCGACCAGACGCGACGATCGGTGCCCTCGACCACCGGGTCGGAACGCCGCAGTGAGTGGGGTGCGGGTCTGTCCCAGACCTTCGAGGTGGGCGGCCAGCCGTCTTACCGTCGCGAGGCCACCAGTGCTGCGCTGGCCGCCCTGCGGCTGGAGATCGCCGAAGTCCGTCGCCGCGTTCGTGCAGACGTGGCCGAGCGACACACGCGCGTGCTCGCGCTGCAGCAGCGGGCCGACACGGAGACGCAGGCACTGAAGCTCTTCGATGACACGGCCGCCGCGGTGCAGCGAAGACGGCAGGCGGGTGAGGACACGCGGCTCGACGCCAACGTCGCTCGCGTCGAGGCCGAGCGCGCGCGCAATCAGCTGGCCCAGATTCAAGAGCAACTGCTCGAGGCACGCGCCGAGTTGGCCAGGCAATTGCAACTGCCGCCCGAGAGCCTGCCGAAGGCGACAGGTGAACTCTCGGCGCAGCGACCCGGCTACTCCCTCAACGCCCTGCTTGCGAGTGCCGACAACCAGCCTCGCGCCGGCGCGCTGGCCGCGCGCGAGACCAGTGCCGCCGCAAGGCTGAAGCTCGAACGGGCCAGCACCTACCCGGACGTCACCGTGGGGCTGAACGTCGGTCGCGAGGGGCCCGGGGCGGCGCGCGAACGATTGACGACCTTGACCCTGTCCGTGCCCTTGCCGCTGTTCAAGCGCAATTCCACAGGCATCGGCGCAGCCCAGACCGAGCTCACGCAGGTACAGATCGAGCGGCAGACGGCGCAGCGCGATGCCCGAGCAAGCGTCAGTTCGCTGTGGACGCGGCTGGCCAGCCTCGAGGATCGGATTCGCCGGCTGCAGGAGTCCGTGCTCCCTGCCCTGGCGGACAACCAGCAACTCTCCGTCAAGTCGCAACAAGCGGGACAGATCGGCCTGCTCGAACTGATCGTCGTCAGCCGGCAATCCCTGGATGCCAGGCGCGACCTGATCGACGCGCTCGCCGACTACCAGAGCACCCGCATTGCCCTCGAACTCGCAGCCGGCTGGCCGCAAGAAGGAACCCAACCATGAAGAACTCGAAACCGCACGGCTCGTCCACGTCGCTGGTGCTGACGACGCTGGCCCTCGCTCTGGCAGTCGCCCTGTCCGCCTGTGGCGGCGGCGAGAAGTCCGCCGAGGCCAAGTCCGCCGAGAAGGCCGCTTCCGCTCCCGAGGGAGGGCACAAGGAGGAAGGCGGCCTGAAGCTTTCGGCCGAAGACGCGCAGCGTGCCGGCATCAAGCTCGAGAAGCTCGCTGAGCAGGGCTTCGCCGACACGGTGACCGTCACCGCGACGATCCGTCCGAACCAGGACCGCGTGGCCCGCGTGGCTCCGCGCGTCGAAGGGCGCATCGTGCAAGTCACGGCGAAGCTGGGTGACACCGTAAAGGCCGGTCAGGTGCTGGCTGTCCTCGACAGCGTGGCCCTTGGCGAAGCACAGTCCGCCCTCGAGCGGGCGCGATCGGCACAGCGCGTCGCGCAGGCCGACTACGCCCGCGCGGAGTCGCTGGCCAAGGACGAGATCATCCCGCAGCGCGAACTCCTGCGCGCGAAGTCATCGCTGGAGACGGCAAACGCCGACCTCCACGCCGCAGAAGACAAGTTGCGTCTGTTGGGAGGTACAGCGTCGCACACCGAACGCGCCGCATCGACGTTCGCCCTCACCGCTCCGCTGGGCGGAACGGTGGTCCAGAAGAAGGCCACGATTGGCGAACTGGGTTCACCGGCGGAGCCGCTGTTCTCCGTGGCCGATCTCTCGACGGTCTGGATCGAGGCCGATCTCACCGAGGACAAGCTCGCGCGCGTGAAGGTCGGCGCCGCGGCAATGGTCACCGTCAATGCCTACCCGAACGAGCGCTTCTCCGGTCGCGTGACCTACGTCGCCAGCATGCTCGACAAGGACAGCCGCACGACTCCCGCTCGCATCGAGGTCTCCAACAAAGACGGCCGGCTCAAGCCGGAGATGTTCGCAAGCGCCACGATCGAGACCGGTGCGGCGCGTGCGCCGGCGCTGTCGGTGCCCAGCGCGGCGATTCTGCTGCTGCAAGGGCAGCCCACGGTGTTCGTGGCAGAAGGCGGCGGCTTCGAGCCGCGGGCCATCGAACCCGGGGACAAGGTCGGCGGACGCACGGTGATAAGGGCTGGAGTCAAGGCCGGTGAGCAGGTGGTTGCCGAAGGGGCGTATGCCCTGAAGGCGCGGCTGCTGAAGTCGCAAATCGGCGAAGGCCACTGAGAAAGATTACCCATCATGCTCAACGCCATTGTCGATGCCTCGCTTCGATACAAAGTCCTGGTCATCGTCGCCTTCCTGATCGTCATCGGTCTCGGGGTGCAGGCGTTTCGCCAGGTCCCGGTCGATGCCTTCCCGGACGTCACGCCCATCCAGGTCAACGTCTACACCGAGTCACCCGGCCTTGCAGCCGAAGACGTCGAGAAACTGCTCACGGCCCCGATCGAGGGCGCCCTCGCCGGCCTGCCCGGCGTTCAGGAGGTGCGGTCCGTTTCCCTGTTCGGCCTGTCCTATGTCGGCGTCTACTTCGATGACGACGTCGACATCTATTTCGCGCGCCGCCTGGTCGGCGAGAAGCTGCAGGACGTGAAGGGCCGACTGCCCCAGGGGTACGGCGAACCGGTTCTCGGCCCGAACAGCTCCGGGCTGGGCCAGGTCTTCTGGTACACGGTCGAGTCGGCGGACAAGAACCTGTCCAGCATGGACCTGCGGACGCTGCACGACTGGACCGTCAGGCTGATCCTGCGCACGGCGCCCGGTGTGGACGACATCATCACCTGGGGTGGCGACGAGAAGCAGTTCCAGGTGCAGATCGACCCGAACGCACTCGTCAAGTACAAGCTGTCGTTCAAGCAGGTGATGGAAGCGCTGACGGCCAACAACAAGCAGGTCGGCGGGCAGTCCATCAATCTGGGCCGCGAGCAGTACCTGGTGCGCGGTCTGGGTCTGGTGAGCAATGTGACGGACATCGGCGGCATCGTGGTCGCCGAACGCGGCGGTGCGCCGATCCGCGTGCGCGACGTGGCCAAGGTCGTCGAGGCGCCGGCACCGCGCTTCGGTGCCGTCACCCGCGACGGCAAGGAAGCCGTGCTGGGCATGGCGCTGTCGCGCGTCAACGAAAACGCCAAGACCGTGGTCGACGCCGTCAAGGCCAAGCTCGCCATCGCGCAGGCAGCGCTGCCCAAGGGCGTGACGCTGAAACCGATCTACGACCGCACCGAGATTGTCGAGAAGGCGCTGAAGACCGCAGAGAGCTCCCTGGTCGAGGGCGCGATCCTGGTGGCGGTGATCCTGTTCCTCTTCCTGGGGGAGTTCCGGTCCGCGATCGTCGTGATCGTCACACTGCCCCTGTCGATGCTGATCGCCTTCATCCTGATGCAGCGGTTCGGGCTGTCGGCCAACCTCATGTCGCTCGCCGGGCTGGCGATCGGCACCGGGATGATGGTGGACGGCGCCGTCGTCATGGTCGAGAACGCGTTCCGGCTGCTCTCGCATGCGCGCGGGTCCGGCAAGCCGATCAACAAGACGCACGTGATGCTGGAAGCCGCGCGCGAGGTGGTCAACCCGATCGCGTTTGCGATCCTGATCATCATCGTCGTGTTCCTGCCGCTCTTCTCCCTGACCGGGCTCGAGGGCAAGCTGTTCAAGCCGATGGCCCTGACCATCACGTTCGCCATGGCCGGCTCGCTGGTCCTGTCGCTGACGCTCGTTCCGGTGCTGGCTGCACTGATCCTCAAGCCCAAGGAAGAGAAGGACACCTTTCTCGTTCGCTGGGCCAAGAAGGCTTACGTTCCGCTGCTGGACTGGGCGCTGGAGCGCAAGAAGCGCGTGATCGGCACGGCACTCGTGCTGCTCGTGGGCACGCTGGCCCTGTTCCCGTTGCTCGGCAAGGAGTTCATGCCGCAGTTGCAGGAGGGCGCCATCATGTTCCGCGTCACCGGCATCCCGTCGACCTCGCTGGACGAATCGCTGCAGGTGTCACAGGCGGTCGATACCACCCTGCGCACGAAGTACCCGCAGGTTCGCTCCGTGCTCGCCACGATCGGCCGCGCCGAGAAGGGCGAGACCGCGGACGTGAACTACATGGAAGTGCTGGTGGACATGAAGCCGCAGGCCGAATGGCCGGAGAAGGCGTCCTACTCGGCGCTGGCATCGCAGATGCAGGAGGACCTGGAGAAGGTCGTCCCGACTTCCGTCTTCGGTGCCACGCAGCCGATCCAGATGCGGGTGGAAGAACTCATCTCGGGTGTGCGCGCGACGCTGGCACTGAAGTTGTACGGCGAGGATCTGGAGACCCTGGACCGCCTGACGGCGCAAGCCAAGAGCGTGCTGGAGAAGGTACCAGGCGTCACCGATCTGTCGGCCGAGGCCAACAAGGGCAAGCCCCAGCTCGTCATCAAGGTCAACCGCGAAGCTGCCTCGCGCTACGGCATCAACGCCGACGAGATCCTGGAGGTCGTTCAGGCCGGCATCGGCGGCAGCGCCGTGTCGACGCTGATCGATGGCACCAAGCGCTTCGACATCGCCGTACGCCTGGCCGACGGCTTCCGGACCGATCCGGAGGCGATCGGCTCCATCCCGATCCGCACCGCCGAAGGAGCGCTCGTGCCCTTCTCGCAGGTGGCCACGCTGGAGCTCGACGAAGGGTATTCGTTCGTGCGTCGCGAGGCCCTGCAGCGCTATGCCGTGCTGCAGATGGACGTCAAAGGCCGCGATGTCGACAGCTTCGTGAAGGAGGCTGACGCAAAGCTCAAGGAAGCGGTGCAGATGCCGGCCGGCTACTGGGTCGAGTGGGGCGGCGCCTTCGAGAACCAGCAACGCGCGCTGGCCCGTCTGGCCCTGATCGTGCCGCTGACGATCGGACTGATCTTCCTCTTGCTGTACACCGCGTTCAATTCGCTGCGGCACGCGACGATCATCATCGCCAACGTGCCCTTCGCGATCATCGGCGGAATCATCGGCTTGTTCGTCACGGGACAGTACGTCTCGGTCCCGTCGGCGATCGGCTTCATCGCGGTCTTTGGGGTCGCGATGCTCAACGGCATCGTGCTGGTCTCGTTCCTCAACGATCAGCGACGACACGGGCTGTCGGTGAGAGAGGCGGTCCGGCAAGGGGCTGCGCTGCGGCTGCGGCCCGTGCTGATGACGGCGTCGGTGGCCATCCTCGGCTTGATCCCCATGCTGCTGTCCACCGGTGTCGGCGCCGAGACCCAGCGGCCATTGGCGACCGTCGTTGTCGGCGGGCTGATCACCTCGACGGCGCTGACGCTGCTGCTGCTTCCGTTGATCTACGAATGGGCTGAACTGCGCGCCGAGCGCCGCAGGCAGCCCCTATCGGTTCCCGCCATCGAAGAAGGAGCGACACCATGAAGGAAATCAAGGCCTACGTCCACGCCAGCCGCATCGCCGACGTCATTGCCGGGCTGAAGGGCTCGACGGTCTGGGGCAATCCAGATCACGACGAGCACAACCTGGCGGTCTACGTCGTCAAGGGGTCGCTCGTGCCCCTGGACGATGCCGAGCGCCACTACTCGCTGGAACTCGGCGAAGAGATCATCAACGAGTACAAGGTCGAACTGCATTGCCACGACGAAGATGTCCCCGCGCTGGTGGACGTCATCCGGCGCACGGCCAGGACCGGGTCGGCCGTGGCCGGCTGGATCTACGTGATGGACATAGCCTCGGCCGAGCCGATCCGATGACGCGGCAGCAGGCCTGCCCGGTTCGGTGGCGAGGGAGAGTCGGGCGATGAGCGCGGGGCACGACCACGCCTTGCCGGCAACGACCAAGGAGCGCTCCCTGCGCTGGGCATTGGTGTTGACCTCGGCCTTCCTCATCGCCGAGGTCGTGGGGGGCGTCGTTCTGAACAGCCTTGCGCTGCTGTCCGATGCTGCGCACATGTTCACCGATGTGGCCGCGCTCGCGATTGCATTGGCGGCCATCAGGATCGCCCGCCGGCCGGCGGATCAGCGCCGCACCTACGGTTACCACCGCTTCGAAATCCTGGCGGCGGCCTTCAATGCGCTGCTGTTGTTCGGCGTCGCCGGCTACATCCTGTTCGAAGCGTGGCAGCGCTGGCGCCAGCCCGAGGAGGTGCAGACGACCGGGGTGCTGGTGGTGGCGGCGCTCGGGCTGGTGGTGAATCTCGCGAGCATGTGGATGTTGCGTTCGGGCAAGGACGCCAGCCTGAACGTCAAGGGTGCCTATCTCGAGGTGTGGAGCGACATGCTGGGATCGATCGGCGTGATTGCTGGTGCGATCGTGATTCGCGTCACTGGGTGGAACTGGGTCGATTCGGTGATCGCGGTGGCCATCGGGCTGTGGGTTCTGCCGCGGACCTGGGTGCTCTTGAAGGACACCCTGAACATCCTGCTGGAAGGGGTTCCCGAAGGCATCGACATGGCGGCGGTCAGGCAGTCCCTGCTGGGCCTGCCGGGCGTTCTGGGCGTGCACGATCTTCACGTGTGGGCCGTCACCAGCGGCCGGCCCAGTCTCACGGTTCACCTGGTGCATGCCCCCGAGGTAGCGGTGCCGGCAGACCTTCTCGAGCGGGCACGCGCAGTCCTCGCGGCGGACCATCACATCACCCACACGACGGTCCAGCTCGAGACGCAGCCGTGCGCACAAGCCGACGTGGCCGTTGGTCCCGGGGGCAGCGGCGACGAATCCACATCGCGTGAGGATGCCCATGCCTAGACCTGCAGCGTGGACAGCCAGACCGGCGTGCGCCATGGCGTCTGGTTGCACGAGGAGCCACAGCGGCCGCATCCCCAACCACCCGCGTATCCGGTCGTCGACGCGGCGACCACGCGCCATCTCCGCCAATTGAAGGAGAAGTGAATGAGCTTCGATCGACGCAAGTTGCTCGCCGCAGCCTTGGGTGGCACGGCGCTGCTGACCACCGGTTGCATGACCAAACCCCTGCGCTCGGCCAACGCCGATGGGACGTACTGTTTCCGCATTGGCAAAAGCTACCGCCCCAAACTGACCTGCACGACGGGGCCGATCCCTCCGGAACAAGCTGAAGCGCAGGCGCGCGAGTTCAGCGGGACGCCCGATCGCCTCACCGTCTTCCTCGTGCGCAAGCGCTGGGGCGATACCGGCTACGTGATCCCGGTGGTCACTGACGCTGCGGTCCCCGTCGAAACGGTGCCGGAGAGCTTCGCGCGCCTGAGGCTGGCGCCTGGACAGCATGTGCTGACCGCCACATGGCCGGAAGGCACGGCCCGCCTGGACATCTCCGGCAAGGCCGGCGAGGTGCTGGTGGTCGAGGTCATCGGACTGATTTGGGCCTGGGGCAGCAAGTACCGCCTCGAGCCGGGAACGATCGACGACGCCCGCGAACGCACGCGCAACCTCCGACTGGTTGCGGACGTTGGTTGAAGGCGCTTGCGACCTCGTGACGCGAGCGACTGCCGGTGCTCGAACAGCACGGGCAAGCGAATTCCAGCATGAGACCCCGACTGGCCGATCCCGAGCTCTCGCTGGCGATGACCTGGATCTGGATCGGCGTGCTGCTGGCCGCGCTGGTGGCGTATGGCATCTTCCGCTGGTGGCGCCGTGGACATCCGCGCAAGCAGCCACCAGCACCGCTGAGCTACTCCGCCGAACTGAGCCAGCGATTGCGGAAGAACATGAACAAGGGCACGAAGCGCAGGCGGCGTGGCAAGACCGCGAAGAAGAAGCCGCCGCGCCGCCCGTGAAAGGTGTGCCGAGATCAGCCGCCCGTCAGCAGTTCGAGGCGCGTGCGGCGGGCATCGGGTGACTCGGCGCGCATCTCGTCGATGACCTGCTGCCGCGTCTTCGGCGGCTCGGAACTCTTGACCGGCAGCGGCGCTCCACGCTGCAACAGCGCCAGCGTGCCGTCCTTGCGCGCTGCGTCGACCTCGGCCATCACCTGGGCACGGGTCTTGGCGCTCTTGAAGTGCTCGGGGTGGTAAGTCACACCGGCTTCGCCGCCAGCGGGGTGCCAGACCGAATTGGCCTGCGCCGCCAGCGGCAGCGTGAACGCGAAGGCGACGGCAGGGACCAGAGCGAGACGGAAGACATTCATGTCGAGATCCTTTTAGAAGGAAGAGCAGGAGACCTGCGATGGCATGCCCGAAGGCATGCGCCCACTGTAGGAATCGGCACCCCACACGAAGGAAACGAGCAGATGACAGTTCGGACAGGCCTAGTGCGCCAACAGGCGGGGGCACGGCCATGAAGCTCCTGATCGTGGAGGACGAGGCCAAGCTGGCCGACTACCTGCGC encodes the following:
- the arsB gene encoding ACR3 family arsenite efflux transporter, which encodes MSTAALPAGLAAPAPMSVFERYLTVWVFLCIVVGIALGQLLPGPVQAIGKMEIAKVNLPVGLLIWVMIIPMLLKVDFGALSQVKQHWRGIGVTLFVNWAVKPFSMALLGWIFIRHVFAPYLPAGQADSYIAGLILLAAAPCTAMVFVWSRLTGGHPLFTLSQVALNDTIMVFAFAPIVALLLGLSSITVPWDTLITSVVLYIVIPVLIAQLWRKALLAKGQAAFDATLAKIGPWSITALLATLVLLFGLQGEAILMQPLVIAMLAVPILIQVLFNSGLAYWLNRRLGESHSVACPSALIGASNFFELAVAAAISLFGFESGAALSTVVGVLIEVPVMLLVVRVVNRSKGWYEAGARG
- a CDS encoding helix-turn-helix domain-containing protein produces the protein MRDVMARTWKDNARELRFFLERAVVLSEAGILDVPDAPVTQRGTAPADGTSGAFAPLHAMVEEAGRRHTHSALERTGGSVIKTSGVLGISSKTLREKMKVESGPGSGERHA
- a CDS encoding cobalt-zinc-cadmium resistance protein, encoding MLLFLLAVLPLQFAWGAAATYCGHEKAPSSGHFGHHSHQHQASAESDSGSAAKKASVLADDLDCAFCHLGCVQPCASQTASVAAIQSSVLALTTLLLLDSGRPGRIERPKWFLAA
- a CDS encoding TolC family protein, which produces MRTKSLALAGALLCLSNIGQAQVPAQQPGVLAPEAAPTQAQQRLSLTEALALAEAASPTLRLKMAELSAAEGQRADAGAWLYNNPQLSVDQTRRSVPSTTGSERRSEWGAGLSQTFEVGGQPSYRREATSAALAALRLEIAEVRRRVRADVAERHTRVLALQQRADTETQALKLFDDTAAAVQRRRQAGEDTRLDANVARVEAERARNQLAQIQEQLLEARAELARQLQLPPESLPKATGELSAQRPGYSLNALLASADNQPRAGALAARETSAAARLKLERASTYPDVTVGLNVGREGPGAARERLTTLTLSVPLPLFKRNSTGIGAAQTELTQVQIERQTAQRDARASVSSLWTRLASLEDRIRRLQESVLPALADNQQLSVKSQQAGQIGLLELIVVSRQSLDARRDLIDALADYQSTRIALELAAGWPQEGTQP
- a CDS encoding efflux RND transporter periplasmic adaptor subunit codes for the protein MKNSKPHGSSTSLVLTTLALALAVALSACGGGEKSAEAKSAEKAASAPEGGHKEEGGLKLSAEDAQRAGIKLEKLAEQGFADTVTVTATIRPNQDRVARVAPRVEGRIVQVTAKLGDTVKAGQVLAVLDSVALGEAQSALERARSAQRVAQADYARAESLAKDEIIPQRELLRAKSSLETANADLHAAEDKLRLLGGTASHTERAASTFALTAPLGGTVVQKKATIGELGSPAEPLFSVADLSTVWIEADLTEDKLARVKVGAAAMVTVNAYPNERFSGRVTYVASMLDKDSRTTPARIEVSNKDGRLKPEMFASATIETGAARAPALSVPSAAILLLQGQPTVFVAEGGGFEPRAIEPGDKVGGRTVIRAGVKAGEQVVAEGAYALKARLLKSQIGEGH
- a CDS encoding efflux RND transporter permease subunit; protein product: MLNAIVDASLRYKVLVIVAFLIVIGLGVQAFRQVPVDAFPDVTPIQVNVYTESPGLAAEDVEKLLTAPIEGALAGLPGVQEVRSVSLFGLSYVGVYFDDDVDIYFARRLVGEKLQDVKGRLPQGYGEPVLGPNSSGLGQVFWYTVESADKNLSSMDLRTLHDWTVRLILRTAPGVDDIITWGGDEKQFQVQIDPNALVKYKLSFKQVMEALTANNKQVGGQSINLGREQYLVRGLGLVSNVTDIGGIVVAERGGAPIRVRDVAKVVEAPAPRFGAVTRDGKEAVLGMALSRVNENAKTVVDAVKAKLAIAQAALPKGVTLKPIYDRTEIVEKALKTAESSLVEGAILVAVILFLFLGEFRSAIVVIVTLPLSMLIAFILMQRFGLSANLMSLAGLAIGTGMMVDGAVVMVENAFRLLSHARGSGKPINKTHVMLEAAREVVNPIAFAILIIIVVFLPLFSLTGLEGKLFKPMALTITFAMAGSLVLSLTLVPVLAALILKPKEEKDTFLVRWAKKAYVPLLDWALERKKRVIGTALVLLVGTLALFPLLGKEFMPQLQEGAIMFRVTGIPSTSLDESLQVSQAVDTTLRTKYPQVRSVLATIGRAEKGETADVNYMEVLVDMKPQAEWPEKASYSALASQMQEDLEKVVPTSVFGATQPIQMRVEELISGVRATLALKLYGEDLETLDRLTAQAKSVLEKVPGVTDLSAEANKGKPQLVIKVNREAASRYGINADEILEVVQAGIGGSAVSTLIDGTKRFDIAVRLADGFRTDPEAIGSIPIRTAEGALVPFSQVATLELDEGYSFVRREALQRYAVLQMDVKGRDVDSFVKEADAKLKEAVQMPAGYWVEWGGAFENQQRALARLALIVPLTIGLIFLLLYTAFNSLRHATIIIANVPFAIIGGIIGLFVTGQYVSVPSAIGFIAVFGVAMLNGIVLVSFLNDQRRHGLSVREAVRQGAALRLRPVLMTASVAILGLIPMLLSTGVGAETQRPLATVVVGGLITSTALTLLLLPLIYEWAELRAERRRQPLSVPAIEEGATP
- a CDS encoding P-II family nitrogen regulator; this encodes MKEIKAYVHASRIADVIAGLKGSTVWGNPDHDEHNLAVYVVKGSLVPLDDAERHYSLELGEEIINEYKVELHCHDEDVPALVDVIRRTARTGSAVAGWIYVMDIASAEPIR
- a CDS encoding cation diffusion facilitator family transporter, with translation MSAGHDHALPATTKERSLRWALVLTSAFLIAEVVGGVVLNSLALLSDAAHMFTDVAALAIALAAIRIARRPADQRRTYGYHRFEILAAAFNALLLFGVAGYILFEAWQRWRQPEEVQTTGVLVVAALGLVVNLASMWMLRSGKDASLNVKGAYLEVWSDMLGSIGVIAGAIVIRVTGWNWVDSVIAVAIGLWVLPRTWVLLKDTLNILLEGVPEGIDMAAVRQSLLGLPGVLGVHDLHVWAVTSGRPSLTVHLVHAPEVAVPADLLERARAVLAADHHITHTTVQLETQPCAQADVAVGPGGSGDESTSREDAHA
- a CDS encoding DUF4148 domain-containing protein; amino-acid sequence: MNVFRLALVPAVAFAFTLPLAAQANSVWHPAGGEAGVTYHPEHFKSAKTRAQVMAEVDAARKDGTLALLQRGAPLPVKSSEPPKTRQQVIDEMRAESPDARRTRLELLTGG